One window of Pseudomonas sp. FP198 genomic DNA carries:
- the bamE gene encoding outer membrane protein assembly factor BamE, with amino-acid sequence MQNTKLLLTSFTFVGLLALAGCSFPGVYKIDIQQGNVVTQDMIDQLRPGMTRRQVRFIMGNPLLTDTFHADRWDYLYSLQPGGGERQQERISVIFNANDQLVSLSGDFMPGVSRDEAIMGKDSGTTVTDPTQNAEQPKPEKPAKPGSLLDQIQKDVDNVETVPVPTPEPLDTSPQ; translated from the coding sequence ATGCAAAACACCAAGCTCTTGCTAACCAGTTTCACCTTCGTGGGACTGCTCGCACTCGCCGGTTGTTCATTCCCCGGGGTTTACAAAATCGACATCCAGCAGGGCAATGTCGTCACGCAGGACATGATAGACCAGTTACGCCCGGGAATGACCCGTCGGCAAGTACGGTTTATCATGGGCAACCCCCTGCTGACCGACACGTTCCATGCCGATCGCTGGGATTACCTGTACAGCCTGCAGCCAGGCGGTGGTGAACGGCAACAGGAACGCATCAGCGTTATCTTCAATGCCAATGACCAACTTGTCAGCCTATCGGGTGATTTCATGCCTGGTGTGAGCCGCGATGAGGCCATCATGGGCAAGGACAGCGGTACGACCGTCACCGACCCGACCCAGAATGCCGAACAGCCGAAACCGGAAAAACCGGCCAAGCCAGGTTCGTTGCTGGATCAGATCCAGAAGGACGTGGACAATGTCGAGACCGTACCTGTCCCGACGCCCGAGCCTCTGGACACCTCGCCGCAATAA
- a CDS encoding FAD-binding and (Fe-S)-binding domain-containing protein — MTLPAPFLRDVHQLIPQKRRFDDPLSTLAFGTDASFYRLIPKLVVRVESEDEVIALLQLAQRDRVPVTFRAAGTSLSGQAISDSVLIVLGDNWNGRDIRGQGTQIRLQPGVIGAQANAWLAPFGRKIGPDPASINACKIGGIVANNASGMCCGTAQNTYHTLAGIRLVLADGTRLDTEDAASVAAFRASHGELLERLATLGRETRANTELADRIRHKYRLKNTTGLSLNALVDFDEPVDILSHLLVGSEGTLGFISAVTYNTVIDHPNKASALIVFPDVETCCNAVTVLKSQPVSAVELLDRRSLRSVQDKPGMPDFVQHLSNNACALLIESRAASSSLLQEQLARIMASLAAFPVEKQVDFTEDPRENARLWAIRKDTFPAVGAVRKTGTTVIIEDVTFPVEQLAAGVNRLIALFDKHHYDEAILFGHALEGNLHFVFTQGFNSTEEVARYQAFMDDVAQLVAVEFGGSLKAEHGTGRNMAPFVELEWGTDAYQLMWQLKRLLDPNGILNPDVVLSEDPQIHLKHLKPLPAADEIVDKCIECGFCEPVCPSKDLTLSPRQRIVIWRDIQAKKRAGMDTSELETAYQYQGIDTCAATGLCAQRCPVGINTGELVKKLRSRTATRTKTADWLAGNFATALQGARFTLHVANGARMMLGEPRLARLSAGLTRLSKGQVPQWTNAMPQPERAIRFSPSVSDERPRVVYLAACVSRVMGPAAGDKEQMSLHDKTRGLLEKAGYQVVFPDNVDSLCCGQPFASKGYAEQAEHKRQELIGALLHASRGGLDPIYCDTSPCTLRLVQDLGDVRLDLYDPVRFIRTHLMDRLDFIPQEAPIAVHVTCSTQHLGESQALIDLARKCSKNVVIPEGIHCCGFAGDKGFTTPELNAHSLRTLKGAVEHCSEGISTSRTCEIGLTQHGAIDYHGLVYLVDRVTRARAM; from the coding sequence ATGACGCTTCCGGCCCCTTTCCTGCGCGACGTACACCAACTGATCCCGCAAAAACGACGCTTCGACGACCCGTTGTCGACCCTGGCCTTCGGCACCGATGCGAGCTTTTATCGGCTGATTCCGAAACTGGTGGTGCGCGTCGAAAGCGAAGACGAAGTCATCGCCCTGCTGCAACTGGCCCAGCGCGACCGGGTTCCGGTGACCTTCCGTGCGGCCGGCACCAGCCTGTCCGGCCAGGCCATCAGCGATTCAGTGCTGATTGTGCTCGGGGACAACTGGAACGGCCGGGACATTCGCGGGCAAGGCACACAGATCCGTTTGCAACCCGGCGTGATCGGCGCCCAGGCCAACGCCTGGTTGGCCCCGTTCGGGCGCAAGATCGGCCCGGATCCGGCGTCGATCAACGCCTGCAAGATTGGCGGCATCGTCGCCAACAACGCCAGCGGCATGTGCTGCGGCACGGCGCAGAACACCTATCACACCCTGGCCGGCATTCGCCTGGTACTCGCCGATGGCACGCGCCTGGACACCGAAGACGCCGCCAGCGTGGCGGCATTCAGGGCGAGCCACGGCGAACTGCTGGAGCGGCTGGCAACCCTTGGCCGTGAGACCCGCGCCAACACGGAGCTCGCCGACCGAATTCGCCACAAATACCGTCTGAAAAATACCACCGGCCTGTCGCTCAATGCCCTGGTGGATTTCGACGAGCCGGTGGATATCCTCAGCCACCTGCTGGTGGGCTCTGAAGGCACGCTGGGATTCATCAGCGCGGTGACCTACAACACCGTCATCGACCACCCGAACAAGGCCTCGGCACTGATTGTGTTTCCGGATGTGGAGACCTGCTGCAACGCCGTGACCGTACTGAAAAGCCAGCCGGTCTCCGCCGTTGAGCTGCTGGACCGCCGCAGCCTGCGCTCGGTGCAGGACAAGCCGGGCATGCCGGATTTCGTACAGCACCTGTCGAACAATGCCTGTGCCTTGCTGATCGAATCCCGCGCCGCTTCGTCATCGTTACTACAGGAACAACTGGCCCGGATCATGGCTTCCCTGGCGGCTTTCCCGGTGGAAAAACAGGTCGACTTCACCGAGGACCCGCGAGAAAACGCCCGGCTCTGGGCCATCCGCAAAGACACCTTCCCCGCCGTGGGCGCGGTGCGCAAGACCGGAACCACGGTCATCATCGAAGACGTGACCTTCCCGGTCGAGCAACTGGCCGCCGGCGTGAATCGCCTGATCGCCCTGTTCGACAAACATCACTACGACGAAGCGATCCTTTTCGGACACGCACTGGAAGGCAATCTGCACTTTGTCTTCACCCAAGGCTTCAACAGCACTGAAGAAGTCGCACGCTACCAGGCGTTCATGGATGACGTAGCGCAACTGGTGGCGGTGGAATTCGGCGGCTCGCTGAAAGCCGAACACGGCACCGGTCGCAACATGGCACCGTTCGTCGAGCTGGAATGGGGCACCGATGCCTATCAACTGATGTGGCAGCTCAAGCGCTTGCTCGACCCCAACGGCATTCTCAACCCGGACGTGGTGCTCAGCGAGGACCCGCAGATCCACCTCAAGCACCTCAAGCCATTGCCGGCAGCCGATGAGATTGTCGACAAGTGCATCGAGTGTGGTTTCTGCGAGCCGGTGTGTCCCTCCAAGGACCTGACCTTGAGCCCGCGCCAGCGCATCGTGATCTGGCGCGACATTCAAGCGAAAAAGCGCGCAGGCATGGATACTTCCGAACTGGAAACGGCCTACCAATACCAGGGCATCGATACCTGTGCCGCCACCGGGCTGTGCGCCCAGCGCTGCCCTGTCGGAATAAACACTGGCGAACTGGTGAAAAAACTCCGCAGCCGCACTGCGACGCGTACGAAAACCGCCGATTGGCTTGCGGGCAATTTCGCCACTGCGCTGCAAGGGGCGCGCTTCACCCTGCACGTCGCCAACGGAGCGCGAATGATGTTGGGAGAGCCGCGCCTGGCACGCTTGTCCGCCGGGCTGACGCGGCTGTCCAAAGGGCAGGTCCCGCAGTGGACCAACGCCATGCCGCAGCCGGAAAGGGCGATTCGGTTCAGCCCCAGCGTGTCGGACGAACGCCCGAGGGTGGTTTATCTGGCGGCCTGCGTGTCGCGGGTCATGGGCCCGGCGGCGGGGGACAAAGAACAGATGTCGCTGCACGACAAGACCCGCGGGCTGCTGGAAAAAGCCGGTTACCAAGTCGTTTTCCCGGACAACGTAGACAGCCTCTGCTGCGGCCAGCCCTTTGCATCCAAGGGCTACGCCGAACAGGCCGAGCACAAGCGCCAGGAGCTGATCGGCGCGCTGCTGCACGCCAGCCGCGGCGGGCTCGACCCGATCTATTGCGACACCAGCCCATGCACCCTGCGCCTGGTTCAAGACTTGGGTGACGTACGTCTGGACCTGTACGACCCGGTGCGTTTCATTCGCACGCACCTGATGGATCGCCTCGACTTCATTCCTCAGGAGGCGCCCATTGCGGTGCACGTCACCTGCAGCACGCAGCACCTTGGCGAGAGCCAGGCGTTGATCGATCTGGCGCGCAAGTGCAGCAAAAACGTGGTCATCCCGGAAGGCATCCATTGCTGCGGATTTGCCGGAGACAAAGGCTTCACCACGCCGGAACTGAACGCCCACTCGTTGCGCACGCTGAAGGGCGCGGTAGAGCATTGCAGCGAAGGGATCTCCACCAGCCGGACCTGTGAGATCGGTCTTACGCAACACGGTGCGATTGATTACCACGGGCTGGTTTATCTGGTCGACCGAGTGACACGGGCCAGGGCGATGTGA
- a CDS encoding sodium-dependent transporter, whose translation MSTDKVSVHGSWASRWVFIFAATGSAVGLGSIWKFPYMVGVYGGGAFVLMFLACIALIGAPVMLAETLIGRRARQSPANALKVLATEAGHSARWSWGAFAGMVTALLILSFYSVVGGWSLDYIIDMGRGDFQGATPDQVGAYFGNVIADPWRLTLWHTLFMVLSAVVIARGVVAGLERSLRIMMPLLFVMILVLLGYSMTTGHFMEGVHFMFDFQPEKVMDGLLPAMGHAFFSLSVGVGSIMIYGAYMPKNASLTRTVFGVALLDTFVSLLAGVALFPIVFAAGLNPSEGPGLMFVSLPFAFGSMPFGQVMGVVFFVLVAVAAWSSAISLLEPMVAYLVERTRLSRAWVTFWLAFTCWFVGLGTVFSFNIWKQAKFFVNEGGLFHLYQWGATGGLDFFGVIDFFTSRIMLPLGGLCFVVFAGWIMGRDAVRDELSLRSPVVFALSLFLMRYVAPIGILVVFAAQLWK comes from the coding sequence ATGTCGACAGACAAGGTTTCTGTCCACGGCAGTTGGGCTAGCCGCTGGGTCTTCATATTCGCTGCGACCGGTTCGGCCGTGGGGCTGGGTAGTATCTGGAAGTTTCCGTACATGGTCGGCGTCTACGGCGGCGGTGCCTTCGTATTGATGTTCCTGGCATGCATCGCCCTGATCGGTGCGCCGGTCATGTTGGCCGAAACACTGATCGGTCGTCGCGCCCGGCAAAGCCCGGCCAATGCCTTGAAGGTGCTGGCGACGGAGGCGGGCCATTCGGCCAGGTGGTCGTGGGGCGCATTCGCCGGAATGGTCACGGCACTGTTGATTCTTTCTTTCTACAGTGTGGTTGGCGGCTGGTCCCTGGATTACATCATCGATATGGGGCGGGGAGATTTCCAGGGGGCGACGCCCGATCAGGTCGGCGCCTACTTCGGCAACGTGATCGCCGACCCTTGGAGGCTGACACTTTGGCACACGCTGTTCATGGTGCTCTCTGCCGTGGTGATCGCCCGAGGCGTGGTCGCCGGGCTTGAGCGCAGCCTGCGGATCATGATGCCGCTGCTGTTCGTGATGATCCTGGTGCTGCTGGGCTACAGCATGACCACCGGACATTTCATGGAGGGCGTGCATTTCATGTTCGACTTCCAGCCGGAGAAAGTCATGGACGGGCTGCTGCCGGCCATGGGGCATGCGTTTTTCTCCCTGAGCGTTGGCGTCGGCTCGATCATGATCTACGGCGCCTACATGCCCAAGAACGCCTCGCTGACCAGGACTGTCTTCGGCGTTGCGTTGCTGGATACCTTTGTATCGCTGCTCGCAGGGGTGGCGTTGTTCCCGATTGTCTTCGCCGCAGGCCTGAACCCCAGTGAAGGGCCGGGGCTGATGTTCGTCAGCCTGCCTTTCGCCTTCGGCAGCATGCCGTTCGGCCAGGTGATGGGCGTGGTGTTTTTTGTCCTGGTGGCAGTCGCTGCCTGGAGTTCGGCCATTTCCTTGCTCGAACCGATGGTGGCTTACCTGGTTGAGCGAACCCGCTTGAGCCGCGCCTGGGTCACTTTCTGGCTGGCCTTCACCTGCTGGTTCGTGGGATTGGGCACGGTGTTTTCCTTCAATATATGGAAGCAGGCAAAGTTTTTCGTGAACGAAGGCGGTCTGTTCCACCTCTATCAGTGGGGAGCGACCGGAGGGCTGGATTTCTTCGGAGTGATTGATTTCTTCACGTCACGGATCATGCTGCCTTTGGGTGGATTGTGTTTCGTGGTGTTTGCAGGGTGGATCATGGGGCGTGACGCGGTGCGTGATGAACTGTCGCTACGCAGCCCGGTGGTGTTCGCCTTGAGTCTGTTCTTGATGCGCTATGTGGCGCCCATCGGCATCCTGGTAGTGTTTGCCGCCCAGCTGTGGAAGTGA
- a CDS encoding type II toxin-antitoxin system RatA family toxin → MTTHIQRSALLPYPAQALYDLVNDVASYPEFLPWCSSAEVLESSETHMRASLNVAKGGLSQHFVTRNTLVPGQSIEMNLEEGPFNQLHGVWVFKPLGEKACKISLDLSFDYAGPIVRATLGPLFNQAANTLVDAFCQRAKQNAELKR, encoded by the coding sequence ATGACGACACATATTCAACGCTCGGCCTTGCTGCCCTACCCGGCGCAGGCGCTGTACGACCTGGTCAACGATGTGGCGAGTTATCCGGAGTTCTTGCCCTGGTGCTCGTCCGCCGAGGTGCTTGAAAGCTCCGAAACCCACATGCGCGCCAGTCTCAATGTGGCCAAGGGCGGATTGAGCCAGCACTTTGTCACGCGTAACACCTTGGTGCCGGGGCAGTCGATCGAAATGAACCTCGAAGAGGGGCCGTTCAATCAGCTCCATGGTGTCTGGGTGTTCAAGCCGCTCGGGGAAAAGGCCTGCAAGATCAGCCTGGATCTTTCGTTCGACTACGCGGGGCCTATCGTGCGGGCGACCTTGGGGCCGCTGTTCAACCAGGCGGCCAACACGCTGGTCGATGCGTTCTGCCAACGCGCCAAACAGAACGCCGAGCTCAAGCGTTGA
- a CDS encoding LutB/LldF family L-lactate oxidation iron-sulfur protein, producing MSTPTLIPTVEVQDDFRARAHKALDDTQLRNNFRTAMDSLMTKRATSFSDAHEREHLRVLGNAVRARALSKLPDLLEQLEANLTRNGVNVHWAETVDEANGIVLSIIRAHEARQVIKGKSMVSEEMEMNHFLEARDIECLESDMGEYIVQLDHEKPSHIIMPAIHKNAGQVASLFHDKLGVEYTKDVDQLIQIGRKVLRQKFFEADIGVSGVNFAVAETGTLLLVENEGNGRMSTTVPPVHIAVTGIEKVVENLRDVVPLLSLLTRSALGQPITTYVNMISSPRKANELDGPQEVHLVLLDNGRSQAFADSELRQTLNCIRCGACMNHCPVYTRIGGHAYGEVYPGPIGKIITPHMVGLAKVPDHPSASSLCGACGEVCPVKIPIPALLRRLREENVKAPDSPNPVMRGQGSKYSAKERFIWNAWARLNSSPRLYRLFAFLATRLRGLTPQNVGPWTQNHSAPKPAARSLHDLARDHLTPQGDRR from the coding sequence ATGAGCACGCCGACGCTGATTCCTACCGTTGAGGTGCAGGACGATTTTCGCGCCCGAGCCCACAAGGCTTTGGACGACACGCAACTGCGAAACAACTTTCGCACTGCGATGGATTCACTGATGACAAAACGGGCAACGTCCTTCAGCGATGCCCACGAAAGAGAACACCTGCGGGTGCTGGGCAATGCTGTCCGCGCCCGTGCGTTATCCAAGCTGCCCGACCTGCTCGAGCAACTTGAAGCCAACCTGACCCGCAACGGTGTGAACGTGCACTGGGCGGAAACGGTGGACGAGGCCAATGGCATCGTCCTCTCGATCATCCGCGCTCACGAGGCGCGGCAAGTGATCAAGGGCAAATCGATGGTCAGCGAAGAGATGGAGATGAACCATTTCCTCGAGGCTCGGGACATTGAATGTCTCGAATCCGATATGGGGGAATACATCGTCCAGCTCGACCACGAGAAGCCTTCACACATAATCATGCCGGCAATCCACAAGAATGCCGGTCAGGTCGCGTCCTTGTTCCACGACAAACTTGGCGTGGAGTACACCAAGGACGTCGACCAACTCATTCAGATCGGTCGCAAGGTGTTGCGGCAGAAATTCTTCGAAGCCGACATCGGCGTTTCCGGTGTCAACTTCGCCGTCGCCGAAACCGGCACGCTGCTGCTGGTGGAAAACGAAGGCAACGGGCGGATGTCGACCACGGTGCCGCCGGTGCACATTGCCGTGACCGGCATTGAAAAAGTCGTGGAGAACCTGCGGGACGTCGTGCCGCTGCTCTCGCTGCTGACCCGCTCTGCCCTTGGTCAGCCGATCACTACCTACGTCAACATGATCTCCAGCCCGCGCAAGGCAAACGAACTGGACGGGCCGCAGGAAGTTCACCTGGTCCTGCTCGACAACGGTCGCAGCCAGGCATTTGCCGACAGTGAGTTGCGCCAGACCCTGAACTGCATTCGCTGCGGCGCCTGTATGAATCATTGCCCGGTCTACACCCGAATCGGCGGCCATGCCTACGGCGAGGTTTACCCGGGACCTATCGGAAAAATCATCACGCCGCACATGGTCGGCCTGGCCAAGGTGCCAGATCATCCGAGCGCGTCTTCGCTGTGCGGTGCCTGCGGCGAAGTGTGCCCGGTGAAAATTCCGATCCCGGCCCTGCTACGACGGCTGCGAGAAGAAAACGTCAAGGCGCCGGATAGCCCCAACCCGGTCATGCGCGGCCAGGGCAGCAAGTATTCGGCCAAGGAGCGCTTCATCTGGAATGCCTGGGCCCGGCTCAACAGCTCGCCACGGCTGTATCGGCTGTTCGCTTTCCTCGCCACGCGCCTGCGCGGCCTGACACCGCAGAATGTCGGCCCCTGGACCCAGAACCACAGCGCCCCGAAACCCGCCGCCCGCTCGTTGCATGACCTGGCCCGCGACCACCTGACCCCGCAGGGAGACCGCCGATGA
- a CDS encoding RnfH family protein → MIEIEVVHASVDRQVLRTCAVPEGTSVRAALLASGIAEDFPELDLSTCPIGIFGKVVADPDRQAVQACDRLEIYRPLLADPKEIRRLRAAKAAQARQADQ, encoded by the coding sequence TTGATCGAGATTGAAGTGGTGCATGCCAGCGTCGACCGCCAGGTCTTGCGCACGTGTGCAGTGCCTGAAGGCACCAGCGTTCGCGCTGCGCTGTTGGCGTCGGGTATTGCCGAAGATTTTCCGGAGCTGGACTTGAGCACGTGTCCGATCGGTATTTTTGGCAAGGTGGTCGCCGATCCGGATCGGCAAGCGGTGCAGGCTTGTGATCGGCTCGAAATCTATCGACCGTTGCTGGCTGATCCGAAAGAAATTCGTCGTCTGCGAGCGGCCAAGGCTGCTCAGGCACGTCAGGCGGATCAGTAA
- a CDS encoding (Fe-S)-binding protein yields MSELFYNAVPNATRVAPPLPEPRQYPSEKPRRVYLFGTCVVDLFYPEAGMDAIHLLEREGIQVDYPQGQTCCGQPAYTSGYTEQARTVARAQLALFAGDYPVVVPSGSCAGMLREHYADLFKDEPQMLKQVQALAARTYELAEFLLFVCKVQLNDAGAPVKVALHTSCSARREMNTHLHGRELLAQLRNVERVDHSHESECCGFGGTFSVRMPDISGAMVADKTRALKESGAHQVVSADCGCLMNINGALEKQREALRGQHLASFLWQRTGGAA; encoded by the coding sequence ATGAGCGAGCTTTTTTACAACGCCGTGCCGAACGCGACCCGAGTCGCCCCGCCATTGCCTGAGCCGCGCCAGTATCCCAGCGAGAAACCCCGACGGGTCTATCTGTTCGGAACCTGCGTGGTGGATCTGTTCTACCCCGAAGCCGGGATGGACGCGATTCATCTGCTTGAGCGCGAAGGCATCCAGGTCGACTACCCGCAAGGCCAAACATGCTGCGGGCAACCGGCCTATACGTCGGGGTATACCGAGCAGGCGCGGACGGTGGCGCGGGCGCAACTGGCCCTGTTTGCCGGGGATTATCCGGTGGTCGTGCCGTCGGGCTCGTGTGCCGGCATGCTGCGTGAACATTACGCCGACCTGTTCAAGGACGAGCCGCAAATGCTCAAACAGGTCCAGGCCCTGGCGGCCAGGACCTATGAGCTGGCCGAGTTCCTGCTGTTCGTGTGCAAGGTGCAATTGAACGACGCTGGCGCGCCGGTAAAGGTCGCGCTGCATACGTCCTGCTCGGCACGACGGGAAATGAATACGCACCTGCATGGCCGTGAGTTGTTGGCACAGCTGCGGAATGTGGAACGGGTCGACCACAGTCACGAAAGTGAATGCTGCGGTTTTGGTGGGACGTTCAGCGTTCGCATGCCGGATATTTCCGGCGCGATGGTGGCCGACAAGACCCGCGCGCTGAAGGAGTCCGGCGCGCATCAGGTGGTCAGCGCCGACTGCGGTTGCCTGATGAACATCAACGGGGCGCTGGAAAAACAGCGCGAAGCGCTACGCGGCCAGCATCTGGCGAGCTTCCTCTGGCAGCGAACCGGAGGTGCCGCATGA
- a CDS encoding GntR family transcriptional regulator, translating to MGFDQIRQRRLSDDIVERLEGMILEGTLKSGERLPAERALAEQFGVSRPSLREAIQKLTAKGLLISRQGGGNYVVESLGSTFSDPLLQLLESNPEAQRDLLEFRHTLEASCAYYAALRATEVDRERLTAAFDELQDCYSRHEEVSRAEEGAADARFHLAIAEASHNAVLLHTIRGLFDLLKRNVVTNIGGMYKQRSETRDMLISQHRELYQAIMDGHAELAREVSSRHILYVQEVLEEVRQEVQRVARAERRKGM from the coding sequence ATGGGGTTTGATCAGATTCGTCAGCGCCGTTTGTCTGACGATATTGTCGAGCGGCTTGAAGGCATGATCCTCGAGGGCACGTTGAAGTCCGGCGAGCGATTGCCGGCCGAACGGGCCCTGGCCGAGCAGTTCGGTGTGTCACGCCCTTCGTTGCGTGAGGCAATCCAGAAGCTGACGGCCAAGGGTTTGCTGATCAGTCGTCAGGGCGGCGGCAACTATGTGGTGGAGTCGCTGGGCTCGACGTTCAGTGATCCGCTGCTGCAGCTTTTGGAAAGCAATCCCGAAGCACAGCGTGATCTATTGGAGTTCCGGCATACCTTGGAGGCGTCCTGCGCTTATTACGCAGCACTGCGGGCTACCGAGGTCGATCGCGAGCGGCTGACAGCGGCGTTCGATGAGTTGCAGGATTGTTACTCGCGTCACGAAGAAGTGAGTCGGGCGGAGGAGGGCGCGGCGGATGCGCGCTTTCATCTGGCGATCGCCGAGGCCAGTCATAACGCGGTTTTGCTGCACACCATTCGCGGCTTGTTCGACCTGCTCAAGCGCAACGTGGTGACCAATATCGGCGGCATGTACAAACAGCGCAGCGAGACCCGCGACATGCTGATCAGTCAGCATCGGGAGTTGTATCAAGCCATCATGGATGGTCACGCCGAGCTGGCGCGGGAGGTTTCCAGCCGACATATCCTGTATGTGCAGGAGGTGCTGGAAGAGGTGCGTCAGGAAGTGCAGCGGGTGGCGCGAGCGGAGCGGCGCAAGGGGATGTAA
- a CDS encoding lactate utilization protein, whose product MSAKENILAKLRKSLTGTTPVADNYDVELVTQTYRYAPEERIPQLRKLMEAVHTEIHLTSGEAWPTLLAQLLRDRQLPSLLIAPTTPHGRKIVQFWANNPDLPTLKTYDRPIEEWKAELFNDTPASLTGTLGAIAATGSLILWPTREEPRLMSLVPPVHFALLKASEIRDNFYEVQQEFEWAQGMPTNALLVSGPSKTADIEQVLAYGAHGPKDLVVLILEDQ is encoded by the coding sequence ATGAGCGCCAAGGAAAATATCCTCGCCAAGCTGCGTAAAAGCCTCACCGGCACCACGCCCGTTGCCGACAACTACGACGTCGAACTGGTGACACAGACCTACCGCTACGCGCCCGAGGAACGCATCCCACAACTGCGCAAGCTGATGGAAGCGGTGCACACCGAAATTCACCTGACGTCCGGCGAAGCCTGGCCGACGCTGCTGGCGCAACTGCTGCGCGACCGGCAACTGCCGAGCCTGCTGATCGCACCGACAACGCCCCACGGGCGAAAAATCGTACAGTTCTGGGCGAACAATCCGGACCTTCCTACCCTCAAGACCTACGACCGCCCCATCGAGGAATGGAAAGCCGAGCTGTTCAACGATACGCCTGCCAGCCTGACCGGCACCCTCGGAGCCATCGCCGCAACCGGTAGCCTGATTCTCTGGCCGACGCGGGAAGAACCGCGCCTGATGAGCCTCGTCCCGCCGGTGCACTTCGCCTTGCTCAAGGCCAGCGAAATCCGTGACAACTTCTATGAAGTGCAACAGGAATTCGAATGGGCCCAAGGCATGCCGACCAATGCCCTGTTGGTGTCGGGCCCGTCAAAGACCGCCGACATCGAGCAGGTCCTGGCCTACGGCGCCCATGGACCAAAGGATCTGGTGGTGCTGATTCTGGAGGACCAATGA
- the smpB gene encoding SsrA-binding protein SmpB, whose protein sequence is MAKQKKHPTGTIAQNKKARHDYFIEQRFEAGMVLAGWEVKSLRAGKAQLVDSYVLLKDGEAWLLGSHITPLTTASTHVIADPVRSRKLLLNKRELEKLFASVQQKGYACVCTSLYWSKHLIKCEIALGKGKKEYDKRDTERERDAGRELQRAVRNKGKED, encoded by the coding sequence ATGGCTAAACAGAAGAAACACCCCACAGGGACCATCGCGCAAAACAAAAAGGCGCGACACGATTACTTCATCGAACAGCGTTTCGAGGCTGGCATGGTCCTGGCCGGCTGGGAAGTAAAAAGCTTGCGTGCCGGCAAGGCGCAACTGGTCGACAGTTACGTCCTGCTCAAGGACGGCGAAGCCTGGCTGCTGGGCAGCCACATCACGCCGCTGACCACCGCCAGCACCCATGTCATTGCCGATCCCGTGCGCTCGCGCAAACTGCTGCTCAACAAGCGGGAGCTGGAGAAGCTCTTCGCCTCCGTGCAGCAGAAGGGTTATGCCTGCGTCTGTACCTCGCTGTACTGGAGCAAGCATTTGATCAAGTGCGAAATTGCACTGGGCAAGGGCAAGAAGGAATACGACAAGCGCGACACCGAGCGCGAACGCGACGCCGGGCGCGAGTTGCAGCGCGCGGTGCGGAACAAGGGCAAGGAAGACTAG
- the fur gene encoding ferric iron uptake transcriptional regulator, whose translation MVENSELRKAGLKVTLPRVKILQMLDSAEQRHMSAEDVYKALMEAGEDVGLATVYRVLTQFEAAGLVARHNFDGGHAVFELADGEHHDHMVDVETREVIEFVSPEIEKLQKAIADEYGFDLIDHHLVLHVRKRK comes from the coding sequence ATGGTTGAAAATAGCGAACTACGCAAAGCCGGCCTCAAAGTGACCCTGCCAAGGGTCAAGATTCTGCAAATGCTCGATTCCGCCGAGCAACGCCACATGAGTGCCGAAGACGTCTACAAGGCGCTCATGGAAGCTGGCGAGGACGTCGGTCTGGCCACGGTTTACCGTGTATTGACCCAATTCGAGGCGGCGGGACTGGTGGCTCGTCATAATTTTGATGGCGGTCATGCTGTCTTCGAATTGGCGGACGGGGAGCACCACGACCACATGGTGGATGTGGAGACTCGCGAGGTAATCGAGTTCGTCAGTCCTGAAATCGAGAAGCTGCAAAAGGCAATTGCAGACGAGTATGGCTTCGATTTGATCGATCACCATCTCGTCTTGCATGTCCGCAAGCGCAAGTAA